One part of the Aspergillus luchuensis IFO 4308 DNA, chromosome 5, nearly complete sequence genome encodes these proteins:
- a CDS encoding peroxidase family protein (COG:S;~EggNog:ENOG410PMZV;~InterPro:IPR036851,IPR000028;~PFAM:PF01328;~SECRETED:SignalP(1-17);~go_function: GO:0004601 - peroxidase activity [Evidence IEA]), translating into MKTYTLPLVAFATFCLAFPELGDHKFQAPGPFDSRSPCPGLNALANHGYLPRDGKNIDYDLINKATQDAYGWAPGSFTTVVDMVFEFNISTTNRPNETFHLFDLARHDTIEVDGSLTRNDIYFGDDVHFDATVWAPVAKDLGLDDIHSNSLFVTPEIAAKATKNRYDLAERVNPQFNNSALRHATEYGTTALYLLTIWDGENNAAQKSWVKALLGEDRIPYREGYQKGNTTKNPQTLGAMTQTLRDIVGWKA; encoded by the exons ATGAAGACCTATACTCTTCCACTGGTCGCATTCGCGACATTCTGTCTTGCGTTTCCCGAGCTCGGGGATCATAAATTCCAAGCCCCAGGTCCTTTCGACA GTCGCTCACCATGCCCTGGGTTGAATGCTCTCGCAAATCACGGCTATCTTCCCCGCGACGGCAAGAACATTGACTACGACTTAATCAACAAAGCTACACAAGATGCATACGGCTGGGCACCGGGTTCCTTCACCACCGTCGTTGACATGGTCTTCGAATTCAACATATCCACGACAAATCGTCCCAATGAGACTTTCCACCTGTTCGATCTCGCCAGACACGACACGATTGAAGTTGACGGCTCGCTCACGCGCAATGATATCTATTTCGGGGATGATGTCCACTTCGATGCTACCGTTTGGGCTCCTGTAGCCAAGGATCTGGGATTGGATGATATCCACTCGAATAGTCTGTTTGTGACGCCAGAGATAGCCGCTAAGGCTACGAAGAACCGCTACGATCTTGCAGAGAGGGTCAATCCGCAGTTCAATAACTCTGCGCTTCGACATGCGACTGAATATGGAACTACTGCGTTATATCTTCTGACCATATGGGATGGTGAGAACAACGCTGCCCAGAAATCGTGGGTCAAGGCTCTACTCG GAGAGGATCGCATTCCGTACAGAGAGGGTTATCAGAAAGGGAACACGACAAAGAACCCTCAGACACTCGGTGCCATGACTCAGACCTTGCGTGATATAGTTGGTTGGAAGGCATGA
- a CDS encoding uncharacterized protein (COG:S;~EggNog:ENOG410PK65), producing MTPVKIASISRVDLKGFEETTPSITDVKHLSSYNWIDSETPTIAIPGCPPLWSPPKGTRKVPKDSGCIYIAQNAARHPESPLEPLFRALYTTHPSFDIGAVDLVTDRNNIRKLLSFINPSLSKNGLEPFTIEVEVTGKTAVFCRAETETVRFLGPRDFVGFGHEFEKAYTRDQVNGSTGHHRIISYFFGGLRLIVRYETDGYIDPLSGSPVVGMDQVDLSSMIQSLSLRPSKCVPCGTSGQSKLLLRHEGRTVAADSILEIKTRVAHKPISVQEVLPQLWVSQTPNIVRAYHKNGVFAPPKVENVVAEIKKWEESHREDLRRLGSLFKKLIDIVKRSGGKASARYDRQKDRLEVWTAATVKMLPDDLYSKLDYGDAEDAPHERAPAG from the coding sequence ATGACTCCTGTCAAGATAGCGAGTATCTCTCGCGTGGATCTCAAGGGCTTCGAAGAAACTACACCATCGATCACAGATGTCAAGCACCTGTCATCCTATAACTGGATAGATTCTGAGACTCCTACTATTGCCATCCCGGGCTGCCCACCATTATGGTCACCACCGAAAGGTACCCGAAAGGTACCAAAAGATTCTGGGTGTATTTATATAGCTCAAAATGCAGCTCGACACCCAGAAAGCCCTCTGGAACCTCTGTTCCGTGCTCTATACACAACTCACCCTTCGTTCGATATTGGTGCCGTTGATCTCGTAACAGATCGAAATAACATCCGCAAGCTCCTATCCTTTATCAATCCTAGTCTATCAAAGAATGGGCTTGAGCCTTTCACCATCGAAGTGGAAGTCACGGGCAAGACGGCGGTCTTCTGTCGTGCAGAGACCGAGACAGTTAGATTCCTCGGACCCAGAGACTTTGTGGGCTTTGGTCATGAGTTTGAAAAGGCATACACCCGAGACCAAGTTAACGGAAGTACTGGCCACCATAGGATCATCAGTTACTTTTTTGGTGGGCTCAGACTCATCGTTCGCTATGAAACGGATGGATACATTGATCCGTTATCGGGTTCCCCTGTTGTCGGCATGGATCAGGTTGATCTATCCAGTATGATCCAGTCGCTATCTCTTCGTCCCTCTAAATGCGTCCCCTGTGGCACTTCGGGGCAGTCTAAGTTGCTGCTGAGGCATGAGGGTCGAACTGTGGCAGCTGACTCGATACTTGAGATCAAAACGCGTGTGGCTCATAAACCGATCAGCGTACAGGAGGTCCTTCCCCAGCTCTGGGTATCGCAGACCCCGAATATAGTACGCGCATACCATAAAAACGGGGTGTTTGCACCACCAAAAGTGGAGAACGTCGTAGCTGAGATTAAGAAATGGGAAGAATCTCATCGAGAAGACCTGAGGAGACTAGGTTCACTGTTCAAAAAGTTGATTGACATAGTGAAGAGAAGCGGGGGTAAGGCTTCTGCGCGATATGATCGCCAGAAGGATAGGTTAGAGGTCTGGACAGCTGCTACGGTGAAAATGCTACCGGATGACCTTTACTCGAAACTGGACTATGGTGACGCAGAAGATGCACCCCATGAAAGAGCGCCAGCCGGATAG
- a CDS encoding uncharacterized protein (COG:M;~EggNog:ENOG410PKAU;~InterPro:IPR002110,IPR027417,IPR007111,IPR036770, IPR020683;~PFAM:PF05729,PF12796,PF00023,PF13637,PF13606;~go_function: GO:0005515 - protein binding [Evidence IEA]) produces the protein MRRLDAKVKKVQDNTASSGFIARARSEWERVKYPLKESTMLKLRDILQEQKLDLILIINVLNTDASSAETETLAQHMSQLSCNISQLEADVGENKNILKASVQDLKRKEVLGWIYSQDPFMLYQSRESRRHPGTCQWFLQGREYLQWRSTGPLLWVKGEVGCGKSFLCSAVIRHLQSYCTAQSDNILVHFFFSFADSHRPNPLLCLSSILRQMCVNDRVLQNVEELYEKFNGSTASRPLEYHDIELALDSAIACLQQCKEVYIILDALDELPNDPDEYQRSRVLSWIKAIATRYRHVHILFTSRSNSNSRDIEDFVGTIPSIEIVTIDAMSNRDDMFSYLEAQFKKSHVLNKVPGHSLSQTLNSMISLSGGMFLWVHLQMVELTKLPTPRLKDIDHILKTMPPRLDDTYVRMLQNIHYLLSSEAARALLWLSLSLRPLRLVEVNESCIIMPQNRPVIAEEDRLEGEGILPCLSGLVRRTGIDNKYLALSHFSVKEFLTSEALKHDTCSSYGFQDNSAHALIAESCITYINHCYCSENRTGSRTDLEQFPLLEYACRYWFEHMILAGGEEQMSLASLASTLLQSGEKWKYVTLIYNHMIPDVPFSCAARQLTLRTPLGWAAALGLESVVHLLALQRPADLHMIQDIRFDPKCFQVQEPCEECYMIRFYPTSGTALMKAAQFGHTSIVKRLINDGADINSRGEFGKTALSIACRCGNTDLVKYLLDSGASPSGVLTEAIRGSSTLICQLLLDAGAVADEEIKGEIHLIVAAELDYDHICQVLLDYGADVNRLIEVDDWETWDPAIATDALTGATMFGNIETVELLLSNGAHIRGSALAYSLTGVEDGPSDKHREICNILIEHGADMNPDLGAFFNTPLAMALYNGWLDIARCMISKGARIEPSDPTCLLAGNILVAAVSSVDMTREILGIGVAADSPIAAVHQWAWGMDGDACNFTTALQAAAYHGHVGTVELLLANGANPNVLGPPYGSTLFSLFAGTCYAIENIGPESHEKEAKKAYNLSVRDKTIQIYKVLQERGVQNIIPWGSLNYDAYRTCVRGIKYSSIRTANAMTRSIDEEKFAILSGGTFCRVVRS, from the exons ATGCGGAGATTGGACGCGAAGGTGAAGAAAGTCCAAGACAATACAGCGAGCAGTGGCTTTATTGCTCGCGCCAGGTCCGAGTGGGAGAGGGTTAAATACCCTTTAAAGGAAAGCACCATGCTGAAACTTCGAGATATCCTTCAAGAACAGAAATTGGATCTGATTCTCATTATCAACGTGTTGAACAC TGATGCATCTTCTGCTGAAACAGAGACTCTCGCTCAGCACATGTCTCAATTGTCGTGTAATATTTCTCAATTGGAGGCCGATGTGGGAGAGAACAAGAATATTTTGAAAGCGTCCGTACAAG ACCTGAAGCGGAAAGAAGTCCTCGGATGGATCTATAGTCAAGATCCATTTATGCTCTACCAATCTCGAGAGTCTAGGAGACATCCCGGCACCTGCCAATGGTTCCTTCAAGGTCGGGAATACCTGCAATGGAGATCTACAGGGCCACTACTGTGGGTGAAGGGTGAGG TTGGTTGCGGAAAGTCATTTCTATG CTCTGCAGTAATTAGGCACCTGCAATCCTACTGTACAGCACAGTCTGACAATATCCTTGtacatttcttcttctcatttgCCGATTCCCACCGGCCTAATCCGCTTCTGTGCCTCTCGTCCATATTAAGGCAAATGTGTGTGAACGATCGAGTCCTCCAGAATGTCGAGGAACTGTACGAAAAGTTCAACGGATCTACAGCAAGCAGACCTCTGGAGTATCACGACATCGAACTCGCGCTGGATTCGGCCATTGCGTGCCTCCAGCAATGCAAAGAGGTATATATTATCCTTGACGCTCTCGATGAATTGCCTAATGATCCCGACGAATACCAAAGGAGTCGTGTTCTGAGTTGGATCAAAGCAATTGCTACCCGCTACCGGCATGTGCATATCCTATTTACGAGTCGAAGTAACTCAAACTCTCGAGATATTGAAGATTTCGTAGGTACTATCCCGTCAATAGAGATCGTTACCATAGATGCGATGAGCAATCGTGACGACATGTTCTCGTACCTGGAAGCGCAGTTTAAGAAAAGCCACGTCCTGAACAAAGTGCCTGGCCATTCTCTCTCACAAACCCTCAACAGCATGATCAGTTTGTCTGGTGGAAT GTTTCTATGGGTCCACCTTCAGATGGTAGAGCTCACGAAACTACCTACGCCCAGACTGAAAGATATCGACCATATCCTGAAAACTATGCCACCGAGACTGGACGATACGTACGTCAGAATGCTACAAAATATTCATTACCTGCTTTCAAGTGAAGCAGCAAGGGCCCTCCTATGGCTTTCACTTTCCCTCAGACCGCTTCGCCTAGTCGAGGTCAACGAGAGCTGTATTATCATGCCGCAGAATAGGCCAGTTAtagcagaagaagacagactggagggggaagggatcTTGCCGTGTCTATCCGGACTTGTCCGCCGGACCGGAATTGACAACAAGTACCTGGCTCTTTCCCATTTCTCAGTCAAAGAGTTTCTCACTTCTGAGGCTCTTAAGCATGACACCTGTTCATCATATGGGTTCCAAGATAATTCAGCACATGCTTTGATTGCGGAAAGCTGCATTACATATATTAATCATTGCTATTGCAGTGAAAATCGAACAGGCAGTAGAACGGATCTCGAACAGTTTCCCCTTCTTGAATATGCATGCCGCTATTGGTTCGAGCATATGATTTTGGCCGGAGGTGAAGAGCAAATGAGTctggcttctttggcatccaccctccttcaGTCGGGCGAGAAGTGGAAATATGTCACATTGATATATAACCACATGATTCCCGATGTACCCTTTAGTTGCGCTGCTCGACAATTGACTCTTCGCACACCTCTAGGGTGGGCAGCTGCTCTGGGTCTTGAGTCAGTGGTCCATCTTCTCGCATTACAACGGCCAGCTGATCTTCATATGATACAAGACATCAGATTCGATCCCAAGTGTTTCCAAGTACAAGAGCCGTGTGAGGAGTGCTACATGATCAGATTTTACCCCACTAGCGGTACAGCACTTATGAAAGCTGCGCAATTCGGACATACGTCGATAGTAAAGCGTCTCATAAATGATGGTGCTGATATAAATTCGAGAGGAGAATTTGGTAAAACCGCTTTGTCAATTGCATGCAGATGCGGGAATACCGATCTAGTCAAATATCTTCTGGACAGTGGTGCCAGTCCTTCTGGTGTTCTGACGGAAGCCATACGTGGATCGTCCACCCTGATTTGCCAATTATTATTGGACGCCGGGGCCGTGGCTGATGAGGAAATAAAAGGCGAAATCCATTTGATAGTGGCAGCTGAATTGGACTATGATCATATTTGCCAAGTTCTTCTGGATTATGGCGCAGACGTCAACCGACTGATAGAGGTCGACGATTGGGAAACGTGGGATCCCGCTATTGCAACTGATGCATTGACTGGAGCTACTATGTTTGGCAATATTGAAACAGTCGAGCTACTTCTCTCTAATGGGGCCCATATCAGAGGTAGCGCTCTGGCATACTCTTTGACtggagtggaggatgggCCGTCTGATAAACACCGTGAAATCTGTAACATTCTGATTGAGCACGGGGCTGACATGAATCCAGATCTTGGGGCTTTCTTTAATACACCGCTCGCCATGGCGCTCTAtaatggctggctggatatTGCTAGATGCATGATCAGTAAGGGTGCCCGAATTGAGCCGAGTGATCCTACTTGCCTTTTAGCAGGTAATATTTTGGTCGCAGCAGTTTCCAGCGTGGACATGACTCGTGAAATTCTAGGTATTGGTGTTGCAGCTGATTCTCCAATCGCAGCTGTTCACCAATGGGCTTgggggatggatggcgaTGCCTGCAATTTTACTACAGCCCTCCAAGCTGCAGCATACCATGGACATGTTGGGACCGTGGAACTTTTACTTGCAAATGGTGCCAATCCAAACGTCCTTGGTCCCCCATACGGAAGCACcttgttttctcttttcgCAGGAACCTGTTATGCCATAGAAAACATTGGGCCCGAGTCACACGAAAAGGAAGCGAAGAAAGCCTATAATCTATCCGTGAGAGACAAGACGATCCAGATCTACAAAGTTCTGCAGGAGCGAGGTGTCCAAAATATCATCCCATGGGGCTCTCTGAATTACGACGCGTATCGTACATGCGTGCGCGGGATCAAATATTCATCAATCAGGACTGCTAATGCTATGACTCGCTCCATCGACGAGGAAAAATTTGCCATTCTCTCCGGAGGAACCTTTTGCAGAGTTGTGCGCAGTTAG
- a CDS encoding uncharacterized protein (COG:S;~EggNog:ENOG410PYKN), which yields MPLPVSHAKVDHVDALTGRLAAVELKEEEEARNTRGFNPFAPYLEQGLPRFVEHLTREIIPERLSSLRQTRQLLVDESCPLYRAGREFQVKHGISEASFQNWKELLCGWLDFPVILLLNPSPFDVLGYEQMVQQSPTLGWLEKNLEVLKLKLHDVIVMDTFPMVTDKLLGSKRFAEDLAELVTDSFELTWTCLRYIHPQIVISCQCSSKVRNDKWGSSGDLRAEELSSSEAGARQELVKMMDVDGHQMFVVQGVHPQYVMQHNQMMEEVLKKKFTKVLGPFGRWKERRLAERREAARAEVILGKESVRDGMKSLMKQMQLFNQICRQEGRNGAELSDAAKRVEEWRKQIEGWLDEMDD from the coding sequence atGCCTCTTCCAGTCTCACATGCGAAAGTTGACCACGTTGATGCCCTCACCGGGCGCCTCGCAGCAGTCGAactgaaagaagaagaagaagcaaggaatACAAGAGGCTTCAACCCATTCGCACCTTACCTCGAGCAAGGCTTGCCCCGTTTTGTGGAACACTTGACTCGAGAAATAATTCCAGAAAGACTCAGCAGTTTGCGACAAACTCGTCAACTCCTGGTGGACGAATCTTGCCCGCTCTACCGGGCCGGACGGGAATTCCAGGTAAAACATGGGATCTCGGAGGCAAGCTTTCAGAATTGGAAAGAATTGCTGTGTGGATGGCTGGACTTCCCAGTGATTCTGTTACTCAACCCCAGTCCATTTGATGTACTGGGGTATGAGCAAATGGTTCAGCAATCGCCAACGCTGGGGTGGTTGGAGAAAAACCTCGAGGTATTGAAGCTTAAACTACACGACGTGATCGTAATGGATACGTTTCCAATGGTCACAGATAAATTGCTGGGGTCAAAACGGTTCGCAGAAGATTTGGCTGAGTTGGTGACAGACTCGTTCGAGCTTACGTGGACGTGCCTACGGTACATCCACCCGCAAATTGTTATTTCGTGCcaatgcagcagcaaagtcAGGAACGACAAATGGGGATCTTCTGGGGACCTTagggcggaggagctgtctTCTTCGGAAGCCGGTGCGCGACAGGAACTGGtcaagatgatggatgtcGACGGGCATCAGATGTTCGTGGTGCAAGGAGTTCACCCACAATACGTGATGCAGCATAatcagatgatggaagaggtgctgaagaagaagttcaCGAAAGTTCTGGGACCATTCGGGCGGTGGAAAGAGCGGCGGCTGGCCGAACGGAGGGAGGCGGCCCGGGCGGAGGTTATCctggggaaggaaagcgttagggatgggatgaaatcgttgatgaagcagatgcagTTGTTTAATCAGATCTGTAGGCAGGAGGGTAGAAACGGGGCCGAATTATCGGATGCAGcgaagagggtggaggaATGGCGGAAGCAGATAGAGGGTtggttggatgagatggacgaCTGA
- a CDS encoding uncharacterized protein (COG:S;~EggNog:ENOG410PRJR) produces the protein MTYRPFRKNLYRCFSKSSAGALICGLNHTGTPLSKFELLSNFRQHSIFYQNKPTALVSATDRPIEALHRAFVKHYHSDDRADGIWIAIISVPVGEDGTLPCHHARDLAFELGYNPDDGDKFMHEYMFEWEIEHQYVEHMVSVETLLNRGLDLDAFLQHDRLPSLRDFRDLMINMIVNPRADGYSAGRELGRMARCFGARAPVEEIARSFLTDCPANISVDHDRQFVTWKRSGYGSVDMDFEHIYWIRQGIDEVLFDLWLADSYFMEDCVAHAELANDLTSEMEILWELYWEDLCFEVRNGVKSDSATDEARKLRSREQEIHDLIEKHAVSIGL, from the coding sequence ATGACTTATAGGCCCTTTCGGAAAAACTTATATCGCTGTTTCTCGAAGAGCAGCGCAGGAGCGTTGATATGCGGTTTGAACCATACTGGTACCCCACTCTCAAAATTTGAGCTTCTATCCAATTTTCGGCAACATAGCATCTTTTACCAGAACAAACCCACGGCCCTGGTCTCCGCCACTGACCGCCCCATCGAAGCCCTTCATCGCGCTTTCGTGAAACACTACCACTCGGATGACCGAGCAGATGGCATTTGGATCGCAATTATTTCGGTCCCAGTGGGAGAAGACGGCACGTTGCCTTGCCATCATGCTAGGGACCTTGCTTTCGAGTTGGGGTATAATCCTGATGATGGAGACAAATTCATGCACGAATACATGTTTGAATGGGAAATCGAACACCAGTATGTCGAGCACATGGTTTCTGTCGAGACACTTTTGAACCGCGGGCTGGATCTGGATGCCTTTCTCCAGCACGATCGCTTGCCCAGCCTTCGAGACTTCCGAGACTTGATGATCAATATGATTGTGAATCCTCGCGCGGACGGATATTCTGCTGGAAGAGAACTAGGTCGGATGGCGCGGTGCTTTGGTGCTAGAGCTCCTGTGGAAGAAATCGCACGTAGTTTTTTGACGGACTGTCCCGCAAACATCTCTGTCGACCACGACAGACAGTTCGTGACATGGAAAAGGAGTGGATATGGCTCCGTTGATATGGACTTCGAACACATTTACTGGATAAGACAGGGTATCGACGAGGTCCTTTTTGATTTATGGCTTGCAGACAGCTACTTCATGGAAGATTGTGTTGCACATGCAGAGCTGGCCAATGACTTGACCTCCGAAATGGAAATACTGTGGGAGCTTTACTGGGAGGATCTTTGCTTCGAGGTGCGGAACGGGGTCAAATCGGATTCTGCCACAGATGAAGCACGAAAACTGCGGTCCCGGGAGCAGGAAATCCACGATCTGATTGAGAAACACGCGGTATCTATAGGTCTGTGA
- a CDS encoding uncharacterized protein (COG:S;~EggNog:ENOG410PT48), whose product MPSATTTVLSVKSEAEAQAPDVQAFLGFFAQLKELSPTVGFNMILTVHDENMTLRSHLKSKEEQVIDLEKKIRDCDLKKETAINEMFLMNEKERRRHQDTQSRAQELQKTLQEKDDLINAQNAALDTKETQIRKAKAEFRKQTEVLVQAQQDISALQGNLKARDTIIDQLKAAESGLKHSLSTTKENAKALEEKNSNLQQLLDNTRARLNTIEGFASGFYEGDEGSLIDDFTGLWQFAKTELYSQFNVDFTTEAISNGSAWTNLKRCDLVRNYHIPLPCSNTPPAKQIRLAIILAILAREIDKYIFQPCYIIPEDARIRKILGDLAMTDSEKESFCRSVLQSINTQAQEKALSSTIQTVVGRVLSYIDDLLTEAQHMSMRSSLEKIVRKAAGVWQPIRHAKRRYEPDFEQPGPDEYWLPFTLDENSRPEAQTAQNTQDENALTIFPRLSVIENNRMTLHTVVIQLNRSSPLFCAASSELPKATSNSSVVRVMAKTLRSKSANSKGANQPDGHPSGTRKASGK is encoded by the exons ATGCCTTCCGCAACTACAACCGTCTTATCCGTGAAGTCCGAGGCCGAGGCCCAGGCCCCTGATGTTCAGGCATTTTTAGGCTTCTTTGCCCAACTCAAGGAATTATCTCCCACAGTGGGCTTCAATATGATTCTGACAGTCCATGACGAAAACATGACACTGCGGAGCCATCTGAAGTccaaagaagagcaagtcATCGATCTTgaaaagaagataagagACTGtgatctgaagaaggagacAGCCATCAACGAAATGTTCCTGatgaatgagaaagaaaggcggCGCCATCAAGATACCCAAAGTCGTGCGCAAGAGCTTCAAAAGACCCTGCAAGAGAAAGACGACCTTATCAATGCACAAAATGCAGCCCTGGACACCAAAGAAACACAgataagaaaagcaaaggccGAGTTCAGAAAACAAACGGAGGTTTTGGTGCAGGCGCAACAGGACATCAGTGCCCTACAGGGTAATCTCAAGGCGAGGGACACTATCATCGACCAACTAAAAGCAGCAGAATCGGGATTAAAACATAGCCTTTCTACTACTAAGGAGAATGCAAAGGCACTTGAGGAGAAGAATTCGAACCTTCAACAACTGCTGGATAACACTCGTGCCAGACTCAACACGATTGAAGGATTTGCCTCTGGGTTTTATGAAGGGGACGAGGGCTCCCT GATAGATGATTTCACTGGTCTGTGGCAGTTTGCCAAGACAGAGCTGTACTCCCAGTTCAATGTCGACTTCACTACAGAAGCTATCTCG AACGGCTCAGCGTGGACCAATCTAAAACGCTGCGATCTTGTCCGTAACTACCACATTCCCCTACCTTGTTCGAATACCCCGCCAGCGAAACAAATCCGCTTAGCAATTATTCTTGCTATCCTCGCGAGGGAGATCGACAAATATATCTTCCAGCCATGCTACATCATCCCTGAAGATGCCCGTATTCGGAAAATTCTTGGTGATCTTGCCATGACTGACAGTGAGAAGGAATCATTTTGCCGGTCTGTCCTGCAGTCAATTAATACGCAAGCCCAAGAAAAAGCTCTTTCGTCGACTATACAGACTGTCGTTGGCCGCGTGCTATCATACATTGACGATTTACTGACAGAGGCACAACATATGTCAATGCGCTCTAGTTTGGAAAAGATCGTGCGGAAAGCCGCAGGAGTTTGGCAACCCATACGACATGCCAAGCGAAGATATGAGCCAGATTTCGAACAGCCAGGACCCGACGAGTATTGGCTTCCCTTTACTTTGGACGAGAACAGCCGACCGGAGGCACAAACTGCACAGAACACCCAGGATGAGAATGCTCTAACAATATTTCCGCGCCTTTCAGTCATAGAGAACAATCGCATGACATTACACACCGTTGTAATCCAGCTTAACAGATCATCACCTCTCTTCTGCGCAGCGTCCAGTGAATTACCAAAGGCGACATCCAATTCTAGCGTGGTTCGAGTCATGGCAAAGACTTTACGGAGCAAATCTGCCAACTCCAAAGGTGCAAACCAGCCAGACGGACACCCAAGTGGTACTAGAAAGGCATCTGGAAAATGA
- a CDS encoding uncharacterized protein (COG:S;~EggNog:ENOG410PGVQ;~InterPro:IPR029063,IPR002877;~PFAM:PF01728;~go_function: GO:0008168 - methyltransferase activity [Evidence IEA];~go_process: GO:0032259 - methylation [Evidence IEA]) has translation MSPTTDNKRCQAYEHVSAVHGASQGTVHHHEASAFQASEIQSPAKIIAQYLLDKVPEFQRLTELRHKGWENPAGDRFFEQQRQTADNADKKTAKHFFRMMKEIGHDMQQLTDIFRINSPYPDKQRILDMCMAPGGFLGTALCVNPKARAIGFSLPRREGGHNVLLPKHPNISVKFIDITLLAADMGGLDIPNDHPDAGKFIPRQFEPGQAFDLVICDGQVLRNHDRATYREHREASRLTLTQLALGLEHVKLGGTMIVLLHKVESPHTVQLLYTFTTFASVQLYKHPRFHAKRSSFYMLATNIRNDFPDAAMAIQGWKRMWEIATFGTDDTYSQALQHNAPDIDLVLKNFGPRLAVLGKHIWGIQADALARAPFLKYSLS, from the exons ATGTCTCCAACGACAGATAATAAACGGTGCCAGGCGTATGAGCACGTCTCTGCCGTACATGGCGCATCTCAGGGTACCGTTCACCATCACGAGGCATCCGCCTTTCAGGCTAGCGAGATCCAAAGTCCCGCCAAGATCATAGCACAATACCTGCTAGATAAGGTGCCGGAGTTTCAGCGACTAACCGAGCTTCGACATAAG GGTTGGGAAAATCCGGCGGGTGATCGGTTCTTCGAACAGCAGCGTCAAACAGCAGACAATGCTGATAAGAAAACAGCCAAGCATTTCTTCAGAATGATGAAAGAAATTGGACATGACATGCAACAGCTTACGGATATTTTCCGGATTAATAGTCCTTATCCGGACAAACAACGTATCCTTGACATGTGCATGGCACCGGGAGGCTTTCTTGGAACAGCCTTATGCGTTAATCCCAAAGCGCGAGCTATAGGATTCAGCTTACCAAGGCGTGAAGGAGGTCACAATGTCCTTTTACCTAAGCATCCTAATATTTCGGTGAAGTTCATTGACATCACCCTGTTAGCTGCGGATATGGGCGGGTTGGATATCCCGAACGATCATCCAGACGCTGGAAAATTTATACCCCGTCAATTCGAGCCTGGACAGGCTTTTGATCTAGTCATATGTGATGGTCAGGTGCTTAGGAACCACGACAGGGCCACCTACCGCGAGCATCGAGAAGCCAGCAGACTAACCCTGACACAGCTGGCGCTTGGATTGGAGCATGTCAAGCTGGGGGGAACCATGATCGTTCTTCTTCACAAAGTCGAATCTCCACATACCGTACAATTACTATATACATTCACAACCTTTGCCTCAGTGCAACTGTACAAGCATCCCAGGTTTCATGCCAAGCGATCTTCGTTTTACATGCTTGCAACCAATATCCGGAATGATTTTCCGGATGCAGCCATGGCAATCCaagggtggaagaggatgtggGAAATTGCAACGTTTGGGACGGACGATACGTACAGTCAAGCGCTCCAACACAATGCTCCGGACATTGATCTCGTTTTGAAGAACTTTGGCCCTAGACTAGCCGTTCTAGGCAAGCATATTTGGGGTATCCAGGCAGATGCGCTGGCAAGAGCTCCATTTTTGAAGTACAGTCTATCTTGA
- a CDS encoding uncharacterized protein (COG:S;~EggNog:ENOG410PRVU) has translation MPRSGKDFSYKGSGTNSKGNHWCSRDYSGSSNSNSYHYSNSNGSYYYSNPDGSTYYNNGNGGSTYTPPSGKK, from the exons ATGCCCAGGTCTGGGAAAGACTTCAGCTACAAGGGCTCCGGTACTAATAGTAAG GGAAACCATTGGTGCTCCCGCGACTACTCTGGCAGCTCTAACTCAAACTCCTACCACTACTCAAACAG TAACGGGTCCTACTATTACTCCAACCCCGATGGGAGCACTTATTACAATAACGGCAATGGTGGCTCGACTTATACTCCTCCTAGTGGGAAGAAATAG